The Flavobacteriales bacterium sequence GAGCTCCGAAAAGGTCATTAAAATACGCAAGTGATGGTAGTCATCAACACTCATACCATTCTTCGCCGCGTTCAGAATAGCGTTGAATAAGAAAGTCTGTTTATGTTTTAGGCTTTTGGAAAAAACTATCTTTGTCCAAATAAAGTACATATTATGGCCTATCACTACATTTTATCCGAGCACCGAGATGGTGTGGCATACCTTACCATCAACCGCCCCAATCAACTGAACGCCCTTAACAAAGCCACTATTGAGGAGTTAAACCATGCAATTATTCAAGCAGATGCGGATACCTCAGTCCAATGTATCCTTCTAACGGGTTCAGGCACTAAGGCTTTTGTAGCGGGTGCCGATATCAAAGAGTTTGCTCATTTTAATGCTCAAGAGGGCGCGCAACTAGCGACTGACGGTCAGCGCTTACTATTTGACTTATTGGATAACTTATCTACACCCAGCATAGCAGCCATTAATGGTTTTGCCCTAGGTGGAGGTTTAGAGTTGGCTATGGCTTGTCATATTCGAGTAGCTTCTACTACTGCCAAGATGGGTTTGCCTGAAGTGTCATTGGGT is a genomic window containing:
- a CDS encoding enoyl-CoA hydratase/isomerase family protein, with product MAYHYILSEHRDGVAYLTINRPNQLNALNKATIEELNHAIIQADADTSVQCILLTGSGTKAFVAGADIKEFAHFNAQEGAQLATDGQRLLFDLLDNLSTPSIAAINGFALGGGLELAMACHIRVASTTAKMGLPEVSLGVIPGYGGTQRLRELVGKGKALEMITTAGMLKAEEALSWGLVNHLCEPEELITFCEKIASSICKNSSVAIAHAIKSVNAGCNTNGYASEIESFGACFATEDFKEGTSAFMEKRKAQFTGK